A single Acidaminococcus sp. DNA region contains:
- a CDS encoding TetR/AcrR family transcriptional regulator, with amino-acid sequence MEKDPRKLLGEAVRVLLEDRTIEEISVKEILTKAKVSRYQFYKYFHSKEELVRWEYLHILSVHARDILGSSSWSEALYKKFLVYQSNLKFFQHVYQGKDIEDLRQVNRRFVRDAYRMMLHHAGADLNNPHIIFATEMVVVGGEEMTIRWIVDGMKVPIEVMLVLFQESIPVCISQYFY; translated from the coding sequence ATGGAAAAGGATCCGAGAAAACTGCTGGGTGAAGCTGTTCGGGTACTGCTGGAAGACCGTACCATCGAGGAGATTAGCGTTAAGGAAATCCTCACTAAGGCAAAGGTCAGCCGTTATCAGTTCTATAAGTACTTCCATTCCAAGGAAGAACTGGTAAGGTGGGAATATCTGCATATCCTTTCGGTTCACGCCCGGGATATCCTCGGAAGCAGTTCCTGGTCCGAAGCACTTTATAAAAAGTTTCTTGTCTATCAGTCCAACCTGAAGTTCTTTCAGCATGTGTACCAGGGCAAGGATATTGAGGATCTCCGTCAGGTGAACCGCCGCTTCGTGCGGGACGCCTACAGGATGATGCTGCATCATGCCGGAGCCGACCTGAACAATCCACATATCATCTTTGCCACGGAAATGGTGGTCGTTGGCGGCGAGGAAATGACAATCCGCTGGATTGTCGACGGTATGAAAGTTCCTATCGAAGTGATGCTGGTGTTGTTCCAGGAGTCGATTCCTGTCTGCATCAGCCAGTATTTCTATTAA
- the alaS gene encoding alanine--tRNA ligase, translated as MKYLTGNEIRQKYLDFFKARGHLVLPSASLIPHDDPTLLLIGAGMAPFKPFFTGKQKPPSKRITTCQKCVRTDDIENVGHTARHHTYFEMLGNFSFGDYFKKEVIPWAWEFLTKELELPADKLWITIYPKDDEAYHIWHDVVGVPDERIVRLEDNFWEIGSGPCGPDSEIHIDLGADKGCGKPTCGPGCDCGRFLELWNLVFTQYNQNADGTYTPLVHKNIDTGAGLERLASVIQGKPSNFETDLIFPLIEMACAISGKKYNADAATDVSLKVIADHARSVTFMIGDGILPSNEGRGYVLRRVLRRAVRHGRLIGIHDKFLVKLADKVIEMYGDHYKELVEKKEFIEKVIDMEESSFLQTLEQGTDLLNAKIAEMKASGTKVLNGDDAFKLYDTFGFPWELTEEILEEQGLSMDKEGFDKAMAEQKERARKARSGKNGAAVMYDTRSLQLKDLTVDEDSKEGKVAALFEAHDSQPIEKGEEGDELAIILQNTAFHAEGGGQLGDTGRLVSPEGIFDVTNTKKLPDGTTIHLGTVASGEFKVGQEVTFEVNLSRKADIARNHTATHLLHAALRKVLGSHVNQAGSYVGPDRLRFDFSHFSPLTADELQEVEDIVNDKILDAVDVEISEQELEKAKEMGATALFGEKYGHIVRVVNVPGYSMELCGGVHVSNTAHIGLFKILSESSVGAGVRRIEAVTGRGALAYTRELEALINEAAEKVKGRPSTLVSRIDALQDELKAEKHKAAELEKKLVSAAAAGAADDVKEIKGVPVLVKEVKVRDVPALRTMGDQLRDKVQGVVVLAAPMAPDKVNILCMATKDAVKKGIHAGKIVKAVAQVMGGNGGGRPDMAQAGGKDASKVQAALKEALTVVEGQIQ; from the coding sequence ATGAAATATTTAACCGGTAATGAAATTCGTCAAAAGTATCTGGACTTCTTCAAGGCCCGCGGTCATCTGGTCCTTCCGAGTGCGTCCCTCATTCCTCACGATGATCCGACGCTGCTCCTGATTGGTGCCGGTATGGCGCCTTTCAAGCCTTTCTTCACGGGCAAGCAGAAGCCGCCTTCCAAGAGAATTACGACCTGCCAAAAGTGCGTCCGCACCGATGATATTGAAAACGTGGGTCATACGGCCCGCCATCATACGTATTTTGAAATGCTGGGCAACTTCTCTTTTGGGGATTATTTCAAAAAAGAAGTCATTCCCTGGGCCTGGGAATTTCTGACCAAGGAACTGGAACTCCCGGCTGACAAACTGTGGATCACCATTTATCCGAAAGACGATGAAGCTTATCATATCTGGCACGATGTAGTAGGTGTGCCTGATGAGAGAATCGTACGTCTGGAAGATAACTTCTGGGAAATCGGCAGCGGCCCGTGCGGTCCTGACTCCGAAATCCATATCGACCTCGGCGCCGATAAAGGCTGCGGCAAACCGACTTGCGGCCCCGGCTGCGACTGCGGTCGTTTCCTCGAACTATGGAACCTCGTATTCACTCAGTACAACCAGAACGCTGATGGTACGTATACGCCGCTGGTTCATAAGAACATCGATACCGGTGCCGGTCTGGAACGTCTGGCTTCCGTTATCCAGGGCAAGCCGTCCAACTTTGAAACGGATTTGATTTTCCCGCTCATTGAAATGGCCTGTGCGATTTCCGGTAAGAAGTACAATGCCGATGCGGCAACGGATGTTTCCCTGAAGGTTATTGCCGACCATGCCCGCAGTGTCACCTTTATGATCGGCGACGGCATCCTGCCGTCCAACGAAGGCCGCGGTTATGTGCTGCGCCGCGTACTGCGCCGTGCCGTTCGTCATGGCCGCCTCATTGGTATCCATGATAAGTTCCTCGTTAAGCTTGCCGACAAGGTTATCGAAATGTACGGTGACCATTACAAGGAACTTGTCGAAAAGAAAGAATTTATCGAGAAAGTCATCGACATGGAAGAAAGCAGCTTCCTCCAGACCCTGGAACAGGGTACGGATTTGCTGAATGCCAAGATTGCCGAAATGAAAGCTTCCGGCACGAAGGTCCTGAATGGAGACGATGCCTTTAAACTGTACGACACTTTCGGTTTCCCCTGGGAACTGACGGAAGAAATCCTGGAAGAACAAGGCCTTTCCATGGATAAGGAAGGCTTCGACAAGGCTATGGCCGAACAGAAGGAACGTGCCCGTAAAGCCCGCAGCGGGAAGAACGGTGCTGCCGTGATGTACGATACCCGCAGCCTCCAGCTGAAAGACCTGACAGTTGATGAAGACAGCAAGGAAGGCAAAGTGGCCGCTCTCTTCGAAGCCCATGATTCCCAGCCGATTGAAAAAGGCGAGGAAGGCGACGAACTGGCCATTATTCTGCAAAATACGGCTTTCCACGCAGAAGGCGGCGGACAGCTCGGCGATACAGGCCGTCTCGTTTCCCCGGAAGGTATTTTTGATGTAACTAACACGAAGAAGCTTCCGGACGGCACGACCATTCATCTGGGTACCGTGGCTTCCGGCGAATTCAAGGTTGGACAAGAAGTGACTTTTGAAGTCAACCTGTCCCGCAAGGCTGACATTGCCCGCAACCATACGGCTACGCACCTGCTTCATGCAGCACTGCGCAAGGTACTGGGCAGCCATGTCAACCAGGCCGGCAGCTATGTAGGACCGGATCGTCTGCGTTTCGACTTCTCGCATTTCTCCCCGCTGACGGCGGACGAACTGCAGGAAGTGGAAGATATTGTCAATGACAAGATCCTCGACGCCGTGGATGTAGAAATTTCTGAACAAGAACTTGAAAAAGCCAAAGAAATGGGTGCAACGGCACTCTTTGGTGAGAAGTACGGCCATATTGTCCGTGTCGTCAATGTACCGGGCTACAGCATGGAACTGTGCGGCGGCGTTCATGTAAGCAATACCGCTCATATCGGGCTCTTTAAGATTCTGTCCGAATCCAGTGTCGGTGCCGGTGTTCGCCGCATCGAAGCTGTTACGGGCCGCGGTGCCTTGGCCTATACTCGTGAACTCGAAGCTTTGATCAATGAAGCCGCAGAAAAGGTCAAGGGCCGTCCGAGCACGCTCGTCAGCCGTATTGACGCGCTGCAGGATGAATTGAAAGCTGAAAAGCATAAGGCTGCGGAACTTGAAAAGAAACTGGTTTCCGCTGCTGCAGCAGGTGCTGCCGATGACGTCAAAGAAATCAAGGGTGTACCGGTTCTTGTCAAGGAAGTCAAGGTTCGGGATGTGCCGGCGCTCAGAACGATGGGCGACCAGCTGCGCGACAAAGTGCAGGGCGTCGTTGTTCTGGCTGCTCCGATGGCACCGGATAAAGTCAATATTCTCTGCATGGCCACGAAAGATGCCGTTAAGAAGGGTATTCATGCCGGTAAGATTGTCAAGGCCGTAGCCCAGGTAATGGGCGGCAACGGCGGCGGTCGTCCGGATATGGCCCAGGCCGGCGGCAAAGACGCTTCCAAGGTGCAGGCTGCCCTGAAGGAAGCTCTGACTGTAGTAGAAGGTCAGATTCAATAA
- a CDS encoding pyridoxal phosphate-dependent aminotransferase: MVNEKMYELGSKKSTIRTIFEYGRKRAAEVGEENIFDYSLGNPNVPAPEFIKEAVIDIMTTMTPQEIHSYTVAPGNPQVRDTISADINRRFGTHFTRDNLFMTCGAAASCTISFKALAEEGDEFVVVAPFFPEYRCFVESTGARLVVVPADLKAFQINLDELEKALTPHTKGVIINSPNNPSGTVYSEETIKSLAAILEKKQKEYGHPIFIISDEPYREIVYDGLTVPYVPLYYRNTLVCYSYSKSFSLPGERIGYIVVPSEVDEFAKVYGAIAGAARILTHVNAPSLWQLVVARCAGKPSNIKPYEENGRLLYQGLMEAGISCVKPQGAFYLFPKCLEDDDYAFCERAKKYDLLLVPGTDFGCPGYFRASYCINQDTIRRSLPLFKKLAAEYK, from the coding sequence ATGGTTAATGAAAAAATGTATGAATTGGGGTCCAAGAAGTCTACGATCCGTACGATTTTTGAATACGGACGGAAACGTGCCGCCGAAGTCGGCGAAGAAAATATCTTCGACTACAGTCTGGGTAATCCGAACGTCCCGGCTCCGGAATTTATCAAGGAAGCCGTCATCGATATTATGACGACCATGACGCCGCAGGAGATTCACAGCTATACGGTTGCTCCCGGCAACCCGCAGGTACGTGATACGATTTCTGCCGATATCAACCGGCGTTTTGGCACGCACTTCACGAGAGATAATCTCTTCATGACTTGCGGTGCGGCTGCTTCCTGCACGATTTCTTTCAAGGCCTTGGCCGAGGAAGGAGACGAATTCGTCGTAGTGGCTCCGTTCTTCCCTGAATATCGCTGCTTTGTTGAATCTACGGGTGCACGCCTTGTCGTCGTTCCTGCAGATTTAAAGGCTTTTCAGATTAACCTGGATGAACTTGAAAAAGCACTGACGCCTCATACGAAGGGTGTAATCATCAATTCTCCGAATAACCCGAGTGGTACGGTCTATTCCGAGGAAACCATCAAGAGTCTTGCTGCCATCCTCGAAAAGAAGCAAAAAGAATATGGTCATCCGATTTTCATCATCAGTGATGAACCGTATCGTGAAATCGTTTACGATGGTCTGACGGTGCCTTATGTGCCGCTGTACTATCGCAATACGCTGGTCTGCTATTCTTACAGTAAATCCTTCTCGCTTCCGGGGGAACGTATCGGTTATATTGTCGTTCCTTCCGAAGTGGATGAATTTGCCAAAGTCTATGGCGCTATTGCCGGTGCTGCCCGCATTCTGACTCACGTCAATGCACCGTCCCTGTGGCAGCTCGTAGTGGCTCGCTGTGCAGGCAAACCTTCCAATATCAAGCCGTATGAAGAAAATGGACGTCTTCTGTACCAGGGCCTGATGGAAGCCGGTATTTCCTGTGTGAAACCGCAGGGTGCTTTCTATCTCTTCCCGAAGTGCCTCGAAGATGATGATTATGCTTTCTGCGAACGTGCAAAGAAGTACGATCTGCTCCTCGTTCCCGGTACTGATTTCGGATGCCCCGGTTATTTCCGTGCTTCCTACTGCATTAATCAGGATACGATTCGCCGCAGCCTGCCGCTCTTTAAGAAACTGGCCGCGGAATATAAATAA
- a CDS encoding DUF134 domain-containing protein, translated as MGRMKRCRFVESYPQWNSFGPEESSQAETAVLTVEEFETIRLIDWEHLTQQECAERMHVARTTVTDIYDHARFVLADCLVNGKNLVVAGGRYELKRSPLYPEALLLKKGSDVMRVAIPCEEGEVFQHFGKTEQFKVYDIENGAVVSSTLLPTNGQGHGALSGFLKGANVDVVLCGGIGGGARQALAAENIQFFPGVTGSCDDAAAAYAAGTLEYSNEAPSCGHHDHACGHHHNGCGHHEQGGCHA; from the coding sequence ATGGGCAGAATGAAACGGTGCCGCTTTGTGGAATCCTATCCGCAGTGGAATAGTTTTGGTCCGGAAGAATCGAGCCAAGCCGAGACGGCCGTTCTTACCGTTGAAGAATTTGAGACAATCCGTCTCATTGATTGGGAGCATTTGACGCAGCAGGAATGCGCCGAAAGGATGCACGTTGCGCGAACGACTGTAACCGATATTTATGACCATGCTCGTTTTGTCCTGGCTGATTGCCTGGTAAACGGAAAGAATCTTGTCGTGGCCGGCGGCCGCTATGAACTGAAACGTTCTCCGCTTTACCCGGAGGCCCTGCTGTTAAAGAAAGGATCTGATGTAATGAGAGTCGCAATTCCTTGTGAAGAAGGAGAAGTTTTTCAGCATTTCGGAAAAACGGAACAGTTTAAAGTCTATGATATCGAAAATGGTGCAGTTGTATCTTCGACGCTCTTACCGACTAACGGTCAAGGTCACGGAGCGCTCAGCGGTTTCCTTAAAGGTGCCAATGTCGATGTTGTCCTTTGCGGCGGTATCGGCGGTGGCGCCCGGCAGGCCCTGGCAGCAGAAAATATTCAATTCTTTCCGGGCGTAACCGGTTCCTGTGATGACGCTGCTGCAGCTTATGCGGCAGGTACACTCGAATATTCAAATGAAGCCCCTTCCTGTGGGCACCATGACCATGCCTGCGGCCACCATCATAATGGCTGCGGTCATCACGAACAAGGCGGCTGCCACGCCTGA
- a CDS encoding hydratase has protein sequence MIKLFDKGVYLLHGTEMIPEEQVYEVEQHVGHKVSAAEAKKGTIAYGILKAHNKNKDMANLKIKFDALTSHDITYVGIIQTARASGMDKFPMPYVLTCCHNSLCAVGGTINEDDHMFGLSACKKYGGIFVPPHVAVIHQYMREMFAGCGKMILGSDSHTRYGALGTIAVGEGGGELDKQILGDTWDTPYPDVVAIYLTGKPAPWVGPHDIALAICRAVFEKGYVKNKIMEFVGPGVSSMTTDYRNGIDVMTTETTCLSSIWRTDEDTKAFLTEHGRAGDYKELNPADVAYYDGCVYIDLSTIKPMIALPFHPSNAYEIDEFNANLMDILRETEKKAEAVSQGRASYTLTDKVQNGHFMVQQGIIGGCAGGNYTNVVEAASLLKNRSIGAGEFTLSVYPSSMPVYMDLARKGYLTDLMACGAVIKTCFCGPCFGAGDTPNNNGFSIRHTTRNFPNREGSKPGKGQMAAVALMDARSIAATAANHGVLTSAEAFADAFGHVPTYHFDDSAYKARVYEGFGKAHPKEKLYEGPNIKAWPELPPLSDNILLRVCSRIEDPVTTTDELIPSGETASFRSNPMGLAEFTLSRRDPQYVGRTKAVKELELAREKGEDVLAKDADVKAAFDVIHHIAGMEKADLSNTEIGSTIYANKPGDGSAREQAASCQRVIGGLANITREYATKRYRSNVINWGMIPFHLKEEEIPFEVGDFVFVPHIREALDGKLDNIKAYVLKKGEAKAMTLYILPLNGEEKEIIKAGCLINFNRARR, from the coding sequence ATGATTAAGTTATTTGATAAAGGTGTATATTTGCTCCACGGCACAGAAATGATTCCCGAAGAACAAGTATATGAAGTGGAACAGCATGTCGGTCATAAGGTCAGTGCAGCCGAGGCGAAGAAAGGAACCATTGCCTATGGTATTCTGAAGGCTCACAACAAGAACAAGGACATGGCGAATCTCAAAATTAAATTTGACGCCCTTACGAGCCATGACATTACTTATGTCGGCATTATTCAGACGGCCCGCGCTTCCGGCATGGATAAGTTCCCTATGCCTTATGTCCTGACTTGCTGCCATAATTCCCTGTGTGCTGTCGGAGGAACTATCAACGAAGATGACCACATGTTTGGACTTTCGGCCTGCAAGAAATATGGCGGCATCTTTGTTCCGCCCCATGTGGCCGTGATTCACCAGTATATGCGTGAAATGTTTGCCGGCTGCGGCAAGATGATTCTTGGCAGTGACAGCCACACCCGCTATGGCGCGCTTGGCACCATTGCTGTCGGTGAAGGAGGCGGCGAACTCGATAAACAGATTCTGGGGGATACCTGGGATACTCCTTATCCGGATGTTGTCGCTATTTATCTTACGGGGAAACCGGCGCCCTGGGTCGGACCTCACGATATTGCCCTTGCGATTTGCCGTGCCGTTTTCGAAAAAGGCTATGTGAAGAATAAGATTATGGAATTTGTAGGACCCGGCGTTTCGTCCATGACGACAGATTACCGCAATGGTATTGATGTCATGACGACAGAAACGACATGCCTTTCTTCCATCTGGAGGACGGATGAGGATACGAAGGCCTTCCTGACGGAACACGGCCGTGCCGGTGATTATAAGGAACTCAATCCGGCCGATGTCGCTTACTATGACGGCTGCGTTTATATTGATTTATCGACAATCAAACCAATGATTGCGCTTCCCTTTCATCCTTCCAATGCCTATGAAATTGATGAATTTAATGCCAACCTTATGGATATCCTCCGTGAGACGGAAAAGAAGGCCGAAGCAGTCAGCCAGGGCCGTGCTTCCTATACGCTGACCGACAAGGTTCAAAATGGTCATTTCATGGTTCAGCAGGGCATTATCGGTGGTTGTGCCGGCGGTAACTATACGAATGTCGTAGAAGCAGCGAGCCTTCTCAAGAATCGTTCTATCGGAGCGGGCGAATTTACGCTCAGTGTATATCCTTCTTCCATGCCGGTTTATATGGATCTTGCAAGAAAGGGTTATCTGACGGATCTTATGGCCTGCGGTGCCGTAATTAAGACCTGTTTCTGCGGACCTTGCTTCGGAGCCGGCGACACGCCGAATAATAATGGGTTCTCTATCCGTCATACGACGCGTAACTTCCCGAACCGCGAAGGCAGTAAGCCAGGCAAGGGGCAGATGGCAGCAGTGGCACTCATGGATGCCCGCAGCATTGCTGCTACGGCAGCCAACCATGGCGTTCTTACGAGTGCAGAGGCATTCGCCGATGCCTTTGGCCATGTTCCAACCTATCATTTTGATGACAGTGCCTACAAAGCCCGCGTCTATGAAGGCTTTGGCAAAGCTCATCCGAAAGAGAAGCTTTATGAAGGACCCAATATCAAGGCATGGCCGGAGCTGCCGCCTCTGAGCGACAATATTCTCCTCCGGGTTTGCTCCAGAATCGAAGACCCCGTTACAACAACGGATGAACTGATTCCTTCGGGAGAAACGGCGTCTTTCCGTTCCAATCCGATGGGACTTGCAGAATTTACCTTGAGCCGCCGTGATCCTCAGTATGTGGGCCGCACGAAGGCTGTCAAGGAACTGGAACTTGCCCGTGAAAAGGGAGAAGATGTTCTTGCAAAAGATGCCGATGTGAAAGCGGCATTTGACGTAATCCATCATATTGCTGGTATGGAAAAAGCGGATCTTAGCAATACAGAAATCGGTTCCACTATTTATGCCAATAAACCAGGTGATGGTTCAGCCCGTGAACAGGCTGCAAGCTGTCAGCGAGTCATTGGCGGACTTGCCAATATCACCCGCGAGTATGCGACTAAACGGTATCGCAGCAACGTAATCAACTGGGGTATGATTCCGTTCCATCTGAAGGAAGAGGAAATTCCTTTTGAAGTCGGAGATTTCGTCTTTGTGCCTCATATTCGTGAAGCCTTGGACGGCAAGTTGGATAATATCAAAGCCTATGTTCTGAAAAAGGGCGAGGCAAAAGCTATGACGCTCTATATTTTGCCACTGAATGGAGAAGAAAAAGAAATCATCAAAGCCGGCTGCCTGATTAACTTCAATCGCGCCCGCCGTTAA
- a CDS encoding C4-dicarboxylate ABC transporter, producing MSLAAISLIVLAIVVAVGFIKKVNIGFFSIGAAFLLGTVGNMSAKQIAAGFSSSMFVTLVGVTFLFGMASANGTLDLFSKKIVALVGKRTYLIPILMFVLSAFISAIGPGHIASGILMTTFAVYLAFEMGINPMATALYAKLGANAGCASVLSLTGILAKNLSEPMGYSGFGAHLFISTLLSGFVFTLIVYIGYKGWKVKADNPLKLSEIPAFNHEQKITIGAIVAMVIFCIGFKFDTGLFAFAAASVLILLRCADEKQAIKQILWGTLMMICGVGVLVNVLTKLGGIKLISDFLASHMNENTAVPIIAATSGILSWVSSTTGVVMPTLYPIADQIAKTFAGQVGYVELISAITATSFAAAISPLSTGGAIIMSSYSAAKQTTTEEMNNMFKTLFLLSVANVGVNVLMAALHVFNLGGLI from the coding sequence ATGAGTTTAGCTGCTATATCTCTGATTGTACTTGCTATAGTTGTTGCTGTAGGATTCATCAAAAAAGTAAATATCGGTTTCTTCTCAATCGGTGCTGCCTTTCTGCTGGGTACAGTGGGAAATATGAGTGCCAAACAGATTGCAGCCGGTTTTTCCAGTTCCATGTTCGTCACACTCGTCGGCGTTACCTTCCTTTTTGGTATGGCGTCTGCTAATGGCACCCTTGATCTTTTCTCTAAGAAAATTGTGGCTCTGGTAGGAAAAAGAACGTATCTCATCCCTATCCTGATGTTCGTTCTCTCGGCTTTCATTTCCGCTATCGGACCCGGCCATATTGCTTCGGGGATCCTGATGACGACTTTCGCTGTTTATCTGGCTTTTGAAATGGGCATCAACCCAATGGCTACGGCACTGTATGCAAAGCTGGGCGCCAATGCGGGCTGTGCTTCCGTGCTTTCCCTGACGGGTATCCTGGCAAAGAATCTGTCCGAACCGATGGGCTACAGCGGATTTGGTGCTCACCTCTTTATTTCAACTTTGTTATCCGGATTTGTTTTTACTCTGATTGTTTATATAGGGTACAAGGGCTGGAAGGTAAAGGCTGATAACCCTTTGAAACTTTCGGAAATTCCTGCATTCAATCATGAACAGAAAATTACGATTGGCGCTATCGTAGCTATGGTGATCTTCTGCATCGGCTTCAAGTTTGATACAGGGCTCTTCGCTTTCGCCGCAGCATCCGTTTTGATTCTTCTGAGATGCGCCGATGAAAAACAAGCCATTAAACAAATTCTCTGGGGCACGCTGATGATGATTTGCGGCGTAGGGGTTCTGGTTAATGTTCTGACGAAATTGGGCGGCATCAAGTTAATTTCAGACTTTCTTGCAAGTCATATGAATGAGAACACTGCTGTTCCTATCATTGCTGCTACGAGTGGTATTTTGTCCTGGGTCAGCTCCACAACCGGTGTTGTTATGCCGACGTTGTATCCGATTGCCGACCAGATTGCCAAGACTTTTGCCGGTCAGGTAGGGTATGTTGAGCTCATTTCCGCCATTACGGCTACCAGTTTTGCCGCGGCGATCAGTCCGCTTTCTACCGGTGGTGCCATTATCATGTCGAGTTATTCGGCTGCTAAACAGACCACGACGGAAGAAATGAACAACATGTTTAAGACACTCTTCCTGCTATCTGTCGCCAATGTAGGTGTGAATGTCCTCATGGCAGCCCTCCATGTGTTTAACCTGGGCGGTCTTATTTAG
- a CDS encoding 3-methylitaconate isomerase, producing MENKIQVPVTIMRGGTSKGVYILKKDLPENPSEWDAILLRLMGSPDKKQIDGLGGAQSVTSKVAIINKSNRPDADVDYTFAQVSVDKAVVSYGGNCGNISSGVGPFAIEKGIVPATGNETLVRVYNTNTKKLINETVKTKDGEVVYDGDFEIAGVPGTASPVKLSFVDPSGTLGKGLLPTGHAADMLDVPGVGNVRVSIVDAANPLVFVKAEDVNMKGTETPDEINADAELLNRLERIRGTAAVKLGLTESWEKAAWETPGIPKMTIVAPPASYVTSSGSNVDGHDIDLLGRMMSMQKAHPSYAMTGAMCTAAAAAVPGSLVNEVLSQEAKLPEVRIGHGSGILTCGVIADENGDIPTIKETYGYRTANLLMEGIARVHLSGKAAVMK from the coding sequence ATGGAAAATAAAATTCAGGTTCCGGTCACGATTATGAGAGGCGGTACGAGTAAAGGCGTCTATATTCTGAAGAAAGATTTGCCGGAAAATCCTTCTGAATGGGATGCCATTTTGCTGAGACTCATGGGAAGCCCCGACAAGAAGCAAATCGATGGTCTTGGCGGTGCCCAGTCCGTAACGAGCAAGGTTGCTATCATCAATAAATCCAATCGCCCTGACGCGGATGTGGATTATACCTTCGCTCAAGTTTCTGTAGATAAAGCTGTTGTGAGCTACGGAGGAAACTGCGGAAATATATCTTCCGGTGTCGGACCTTTTGCTATCGAAAAAGGCATTGTCCCGGCAACAGGTAATGAAACGCTGGTTCGCGTCTACAACACGAATACGAAAAAGCTCATCAATGAGACTGTAAAGACAAAAGACGGAGAAGTCGTTTACGATGGTGATTTCGAAATTGCCGGTGTACCCGGCACAGCCTCTCCTGTCAAGCTGAGTTTCGTTGATCCAAGCGGTACCCTCGGTAAGGGGCTGCTGCCAACGGGTCATGCTGCAGATATGTTGGATGTGCCAGGTGTCGGAAATGTCAGGGTCTCCATTGTGGATGCGGCGAATCCGCTCGTGTTTGTGAAGGCTGAAGACGTCAATATGAAAGGTACGGAAACACCGGATGAAATAAACGCCGATGCGGAACTGCTGAATCGTCTGGAACGGATCCGCGGTACGGCAGCCGTTAAATTGGGACTCACGGAATCTTGGGAAAAGGCAGCCTGGGAGACTCCGGGCATTCCTAAGATGACGATTGTAGCACCGCCTGCTTCTTACGTAACATCTTCGGGAAGTAACGTAGACGGTCATGACATAGATCTTTTGGGACGCATGATGAGCATGCAGAAGGCTCATCCCAGTTATGCCATGACGGGTGCCATGTGTACGGCAGCCGCCGCTGCAGTCCCCGGAAGCCTTGTTAACGAAGTGTTATCCCAAGAGGCCAAACTTCCTGAAGTCAGGATTGGTCATGGTTCCGGAATTCTTACTTGTGGTGTGATTGCAGACGAAAATGGCGATATCCCGACTATTAAAGAAACCTACGGATATCGTACGGCAAATCTTCTTATGGAAGGAATTGCCAGAGTTCATCTGTCGGGCAAAGCTGCTGTTATGAAATAA
- a CDS encoding LysR family transcriptional regulator, translating into MDFRELSYILAIAREQNITRAAESLYLSQPTLSKFLKSLEQQLGTPLFRRLGNKYIPTYAGEQYIKKAREILNLKKELDNQMSDIIKNNEGCLKIGFPAMRGTYMLPRTLPVFHDRYPNVRIDLCEANSEKLTQMVIDGDIDLAFFNFVEDNPALSYNVISHEEVVLVMSAKNSFVRFGKKRAGCKYPHMDLRLLKDQGFILQNRTQHTRLIVDRIFHNLHLEPHVILETTNIQAEAELAAEDYGFTFITETHLKYIPHRERLALFSVGSPKTTVDFVATYRRNCYLPFHAQEYIKIVKEFT; encoded by the coding sequence ATGGACTTTCGTGAGCTCTCCTATATTCTTGCCATTGCGAGAGAACAGAATATCACGCGTGCCGCTGAGTCCCTGTATCTCAGTCAGCCCACGCTTTCCAAATTTCTGAAATCCCTGGAGCAGCAGCTGGGCACTCCCCTCTTCAGACGACTCGGCAACAAGTATATTCCCACCTATGCGGGAGAACAATATATCAAGAAGGCGCGGGAAATCCTCAATCTGAAAAAAGAATTGGACAATCAGATGAGCGATATCATCAAAAATAATGAGGGCTGCCTCAAAATTGGTTTTCCTGCCATGCGTGGCACCTATATGCTGCCCAGGACACTGCCGGTCTTCCATGACCGCTATCCCAATGTACGGATTGACCTCTGTGAAGCTAATTCCGAAAAGCTTACGCAAATGGTCATAGATGGGGATATCGACCTTGCTTTCTTTAACTTTGTAGAAGATAATCCTGCCCTCAGCTATAATGTCATCAGCCATGAAGAAGTGGTTCTCGTGATGAGTGCCAAAAATAGTTTCGTGCGCTTTGGGAAGAAACGTGCAGGATGCAAGTATCCGCATATGGATCTCAGGCTTTTAAAAGATCAGGGATTTATCCTGCAAAACAGAACCCAGCATACCCGACTCATTGTCGACCGCATCTTTCATAACCTGCACCTGGAACCTCATGTAATTTTGGAAACGACAAATATTCAGGCGGAAGCAGAACTTGCTGCAGAAGATTATGGATTTACCTTTATTACAGAGACGCACTTAAAGTACATTCCGCACAGGGAACGCCTTGCCCTGTTTTCAGTTGGATCTCCCAAGACAACCGTGGACTTTGTAGCAACGTATCGAAGGAATTGTTATTTACCCTTCCATGCGCAGGAATATATTAAGATTGTAAAGGAGTTTACGTGA